Proteins encoded together in one Prevotella scopos JCM 17725 window:
- the ribD gene encoding bifunctional diaminohydroxyphosphoribosylaminopyrimidine deaminase/5-amino-6-(5-phosphoribosylamino)uracil reductase RibD produces the protein MKQEKTDEKYMRRCLQLARNGQQLAKPNPMVGAVIVSKEGRIIGEGYHVRCGKGHAEVNAFASVRKEDEALLREATVYVSLEPCSHHGKTPPCADLIISKGVRRVVCGCIDPFAEVQGRGVKKIREAGIEVTVGVLEKECLELNKRFITYNTHKRPYVILKWAETESRLTNTPFNTTTGPSPLPLPHREGSNHRDSSDDASIINGSKDGVTTCTKKPSVAYIGNLPGKDYQPLIISTPFTKMLVHKMRAENDAILVGKTTEELEQPQLMVREWSGPSPEKLVLTSQPTKAGEYATPTEVLSHLYAEKKQSLIVEGGAKTLQSFLDAGLWDEIRIESAPFTVNEGIEAPKLPENIRVTKVEKYVNTIITYERA, from the coding sequence ATGAAACAAGAAAAAACTGACGAAAAATATATGCGTCGCTGCCTGCAATTAGCTCGTAATGGACAACAGCTTGCCAAGCCTAACCCAATGGTTGGTGCGGTTATTGTGAGCAAGGAGGGCAGGATTATCGGTGAGGGTTACCACGTACGCTGTGGCAAAGGACACGCAGAGGTGAACGCTTTTGCATCTGTAAGGAAAGAGGACGAGGCTTTGCTACGTGAAGCAACGGTGTATGTCAGTCTTGAGCCTTGCTCTCATCATGGAAAGACACCTCCTTGTGCCGACTTGATTATCAGTAAGGGTGTGCGCCGTGTTGTGTGTGGTTGCATCGATCCTTTTGCCGAAGTGCAAGGACGTGGAGTAAAGAAGATTCGCGAAGCTGGGATAGAAGTGACCGTGGGTGTATTGGAGAAAGAGTGCTTAGAACTGAACAAACGGTTTATTACTTATAACACACATAAACGACCTTATGTGATATTGAAGTGGGCAGAAACAGAAAGTAGACTAACCAACACGCCATTCAACACAACAACTGGCCCCTCCCCCTTACCCCTCCCCCATAGGGAGGGGAGTAATCACCGAGATTCCTCTGATGATGCGAGTATTATAAATGGTAGTAAAGATGGTGTAACTACTTGTACTAAAAAACCTTCTGTGGCTTACATTGGCAACTTGCCGGGTAAAGATTATCAGCCATTGATTATCTCTACACCCTTTACAAAGATGTTAGTACATAAGATGAGGGCGGAGAATGATGCGATACTCGTTGGGAAAACAACGGAAGAACTAGAACAACCACAGCTGATGGTGAGAGAATGGAGCGGCCCAAGTCCAGAAAAGTTGGTATTGACAAGTCAACCGACAAAAGCAGGAGAATACGCAACACCTACTGAAGTGCTGTCGCATCTCTATGCTGAAAAGAAGCAAAGTCTCATTGTGGAAGGTGGTGCAAAAACCTTACAGAGTTTTTTGGATGCAGGACTATGGGACGAGATACGCATAGAATCGGCTCCTTTCACGGTTAACGAAGGTATCGAAGCACCAAAACTCCCAGAGAATATACGTGTAACAAAGGTAGAAAAGTATGTAAATACGATTATAACCTACGAGCGAGCATAG
- a CDS encoding serine dehydratase subunit alpha family protein, with the protein MLEKNIREQIIELIHQQVVPAVGCTEPMAVALCTARATELLGRRPEHISVLLSANILKNAMGVGIPGTGMIGLPIAIALGALVGKSEYQLEVIKNLTPDTLEAGKTFISENRIDVKLKEGITEKLYIEITCEAEGHRATAIISCAHTNIVFEEKDGNVQLDNMQPSNATEEKAPLCLSLKRVWEFATTSPVEEIDFILEAKRYNLRAAAEALKGNYGHCLGKIMDRPLSRGIFGNSIFSHVIAKTASACDARMGGALIPVMSNSGSGNQGICATNPVAVFAKENENTREELIRALILSHLTAIYIKQSLGALSALCGCVVASIGSSCGITYLMGGDYVNICHSVKNMIANLTGMICDGAKPSCSLKISSGVSTAILSATLSMEGKHVTAAEGIIDEDVDKSIRNLTSIGKEAMCNTDDMVLNIMTHKCN; encoded by the coding sequence ATGCTTGAGAAGAACATTAGAGAACAGATTATCGAATTGATACACCAGCAGGTGGTACCTGCTGTGGGGTGTACAGAACCAATGGCGGTGGCATTATGTACTGCACGTGCCACGGAGTTATTAGGTAGAAGACCAGAGCATATTAGCGTGTTGCTCTCTGCTAATATTCTGAAGAATGCGATGGGAGTCGGTATTCCTGGCACGGGAATGATAGGATTGCCTATTGCCATTGCCCTCGGTGCTTTGGTGGGTAAGTCAGAGTATCAGTTGGAGGTTATCAAAAACCTCACACCTGACACCTTAGAAGCTGGTAAGACATTTATCAGTGAGAATCGTATTGACGTCAAGTTAAAGGAAGGTATCACTGAGAAACTATACATCGAAATCACTTGTGAGGCTGAGGGACATCGTGCCACAGCTATTATCTCTTGTGCTCATACGAATATTGTCTTTGAAGAGAAAGACGGGAATGTACAGCTTGATAATATGCAACCCAGCAATGCTACGGAAGAGAAAGCACCGCTTTGTCTGAGTCTGAAGAGGGTTTGGGAGTTTGCAACGACCTCCCCTGTCGAAGAAATAGACTTTATCCTTGAGGCGAAGCGATATAACCTCCGTGCTGCTGCTGAGGCTTTGAAAGGAAATTATGGACATTGTTTGGGTAAGATAATGGACCGTCCTTTGAGTCGTGGAATCTTTGGTAATAGCATCTTCTCGCACGTTATTGCGAAGACCGCTTCAGCCTGCGATGCTCGTATGGGTGGCGCTTTGATTCCAGTGATGAGCAACAGTGGTTCTGGTAATCAGGGTATCTGTGCAACGAACCCAGTAGCCGTTTTTGCCAAGGAGAATGAGAATACACGTGAAGAACTTATCCGTGCACTTATCTTAAGTCACCTCACTGCCATTTACATCAAGCAGAGTCTCGGTGCACTGTCAGCCCTTTGCGGTTGTGTGGTGGCGAGTATTGGTTCCAGTTGTGGTATCACATATCTGATGGGAGGTGATTATGTCAATATTTGTCATTCAGTAAAGAACATGATAGCCAACCTTACGGGTATGATTTGCGATGGTGCGAAGCCAAGTTGTTCACTGAAGATATCATCGGGCGTATCGACTGCCATCCTCTCTGCCACGCTCTCTATGGAGGGCAAACATGTGACGGCTGCAGAGGGAATCATCGATGAAGACGTTGATAAGTCTATCCGAAACCTAACAAGCATAGGGAAGGAAGCGATGTGCAACACCGACGATATGGTGCTTAACATCATGACTCATAAGTGTAATTAG
- a CDS encoding AAA domain-containing protein → MLQESPIQLLQRQRLLLQMEYYAEKEAFRKQTEAAGMQRKVKRGDAWFPLRVGKRFYNGLNQLCVEVFRTQDGDIEHNFESGRPLLFFKFVETEKGTPNKSAQLKYYGFTGMVSYVECDRMVVAVPDSAPLLDLQSASEQIGCQLGFDETSYQMMFDALDHTMKAKGNRLAHLRDLFYSRQKVEKFSFAPIRLPWLNPTQEKAVNEVLWAKDVAVVHGPPGTGKTTTLVEAINETLMRESQVMVCAQSNMAVDWICEKLVDRGINVLRIGNPTRVNDKMLGFTYERKFEAHPDYPQLWSIRKAIRELRNNRKKGSESYHQKMDRLKSRATELEIRINAELFGEARVVASTLVGANSRIMEGQKFTTLFIDEAAQALEAACWIAIRRASRVIFAGDHCQLPPTVKSIAALRGGLGKTLMERIVENKPEVVTLLKVQYRMNEEIMRFSSDWFYGGQVETAPQIKYRGILDYDNPMVWVDTSDEAVVASYDLTESEANSGPSQSNNEKENAFHEQFVGSSFGRINKGEAELTLKTLKDYFTKIGKQRVLDERIDVGVISPYRAQVQYLRSLIKKREFFKPYRSLISVNTVDGFQGQERDVILISLVRSNDDGQIGFLRDLRRMNVAITRARMKLIILGNAQTMTQHKFYKKLWESLPQS, encoded by the coding sequence ATGCTTCAGGAAAGTCCAATACAACTCTTACAACGTCAGCGTTTACTGCTTCAAATGGAGTATTATGCCGAGAAAGAAGCCTTTAGAAAGCAGACTGAGGCTGCTGGTATGCAGCGGAAAGTGAAGCGAGGTGACGCTTGGTTCCCATTAAGAGTGGGAAAACGGTTTTATAATGGACTCAACCAACTGTGTGTTGAGGTGTTTCGTACACAGGATGGGGATATCGAACATAACTTTGAAAGTGGTCGTCCGCTCCTTTTCTTTAAGTTTGTTGAGACGGAGAAGGGGACTCCTAATAAGTCTGCTCAGCTGAAATACTATGGTTTTACAGGTATGGTATCTTATGTAGAGTGCGACAGAATGGTTGTTGCTGTCCCTGACTCAGCTCCGTTGTTAGACCTTCAATCAGCTTCCGAGCAGATTGGATGTCAATTAGGTTTTGATGAAACGAGCTATCAAATGATGTTTGATGCGTTAGACCATACCATGAAAGCAAAGGGAAATAGATTGGCTCATCTTCGTGACTTGTTTTATTCACGACAAAAGGTAGAGAAGTTCTCCTTTGCTCCTATTCGATTACCTTGGCTGAATCCAACACAAGAAAAGGCTGTCAACGAGGTGTTATGGGCAAAGGATGTGGCGGTAGTTCATGGTCCACCGGGAACAGGTAAGACGACAACATTGGTCGAAGCGATCAACGAAACACTGATGCGAGAGAGTCAGGTGATGGTTTGTGCGCAGAGTAATATGGCTGTTGACTGGATTTGTGAGAAGCTTGTCGACCGTGGTATTAATGTTCTTCGCATTGGCAATCCTACCCGAGTGAATGATAAGATGTTAGGTTTCACATACGAACGAAAGTTTGAAGCGCATCCTGATTATCCTCAATTATGGTCGATTCGGAAGGCTATTCGTGAATTGAGAAACAATAGAAAGAAAGGTTCTGAAAGCTATCATCAGAAGATGGATAGACTGAAGAGCCGTGCTACTGAGCTTGAAATACGTATTAATGCAGAACTGTTTGGAGAGGCACGTGTCGTTGCTTCCACCCTCGTTGGTGCAAACAGTAGGATAATGGAAGGTCAGAAGTTTACGACTTTATTCATCGATGAGGCTGCACAAGCCCTTGAAGCAGCTTGCTGGATAGCCATTCGTAGAGCGTCAAGAGTCATCTTTGCGGGTGATCATTGTCAACTTCCACCGACTGTAAAAAGCATTGCTGCCCTGCGTGGAGGCTTAGGTAAGACCTTGATGGAACGAATTGTAGAGAACAAACCAGAGGTAGTTACACTCCTGAAGGTGCAGTATCGAATGAACGAAGAGATTATGCGCTTCTCATCCGATTGGTTCTATGGTGGACAGGTAGAAACTGCTCCGCAGATAAAATATCGTGGCATCCTTGATTATGACAATCCGATGGTATGGGTTGATACGTCCGATGAAGCTGTCGTTGCATCGTATGATTTAACGGAAAGTGAGGCTAATTCAGGTCCTTCTCAGTCAAATAACGAAAAGGAAAACGCCTTCCATGAGCAGTTTGTTGGTTCTTCTTTTGGACGTATTAATAAAGGAGAAGCAGAGCTAACACTCAAGACTTTAAAAGATTACTTCACAAAGATAGGAAAGCAACGTGTGTTAGATGAGCGAATAGATGTGGGCGTTATCTCCCCTTATCGTGCTCAAGTGCAGTATCTTCGCAGTCTGATTAAGAAGCGGGAGTTCTTTAAGCCCTATCGAAGTCTTATCAGTGTGAACACCGTTGACGGCTTCCAAGGACAGGAACGTGACGTGATTCTCATTTCTCTTGTGCGTTCCAACGATGATGGTCAGATAGGTTTCTTGCGTGATTTACGCCGTATGAACGTTGCTATAACACGTGCCAGAATGAAGCTAATCATCCTTGGTAATGCCCAAACAATGACCCAACACAAATTCTATAAGAAGCTGTGGGAAAGTCTTCCGCAGTCCTAA
- a CDS encoding Fic family protein: protein MFETEIKRYDELVAEYQEKIVLPMGKKAFREYSEILFSCHSCGIEGSSFSVDDTRCLFEEQLGYHPVGKSLLECQEMADHFAAYEWMHNHLDHPFDVELMKTINRLVTLRTLPYKQADAVPGEFTMVDMAAGDTVFGEHEGLVAQVPRLMSSTAGMMKRGELHPMVLSARFHGFFEYLHPFRDGNGRTGRLLSNFILLRHGYPELIIQKEDRQEYIAALRTIRTEGTDEHLIAFFFKAATKQMENALAQKKQNSRTMFFF from the coding sequence GTGTTTGAAACAGAGATAAAAAGATATGATGAGTTGGTAGCAGAGTATCAAGAAAAGATAGTGCTGCCAATGGGAAAGAAGGCGTTTAGAGAGTATTCTGAAATCCTTTTTTCCTGCCATAGCTGTGGTATAGAAGGGTCTTCTTTCTCAGTGGATGATACACGTTGTCTGTTTGAAGAGCAGTTAGGTTATCATCCAGTTGGTAAGTCATTGCTGGAGTGTCAGGAGATGGCAGACCACTTTGCAGCATACGAATGGATGCATAATCATTTAGATCACCCTTTTGATGTCGAACTAATGAAGACTATCAATAGGTTGGTAACACTTCGTACACTTCCTTATAAGCAGGCAGATGCTGTACCTGGGGAGTTTACAATGGTGGATATGGCAGCTGGTGATACGGTTTTTGGCGAACATGAAGGATTGGTAGCACAGGTGCCACGACTGATGTCTTCAACAGCAGGGATGATGAAGCGTGGAGAACTTCACCCTATGGTGCTTTCTGCTCGGTTCCATGGTTTCTTCGAATACTTACACCCTTTCCGTGATGGGAATGGGAGAACAGGCAGGCTGTTGTCCAACTTCATCTTGCTACGTCATGGTTATCCTGAATTGATTATCCAGAAAGAAGATCGCCAAGAGTATATTGCTGCTTTGCGAACCATACGAACGGAAGGGACGGATGAACACCTAATTGCGTTCTTCTTTAAGGCAGCTACAAAGCAAATGGAAAATGCTTTGGCGCAGAAAAAGCAGAATAGTCGTACAATGTTCTTCTTTTAG
- a CDS encoding FG-GAP repeat protein codes for MKKVKFLFFLLSLCMILLSCTDKKPVSQVQESSVQQEDSLFVKKVDSVKVVKKKPLTYKILVPFNYRLCNPDTIINRNWVELYKDGKDYYVGKARYSIEMREDACSSTIPTYLSEKRNTILFVNQLPIKKGKVKIADVAFSDSTYLEPGSVRNFTFAGKHYKLEAKAQGESQLKNYTLLLNGERVVREARVDGASFALLFAGDLDGDGKLDLVLSLPTDYEELRVALFLSSCAPPGLQMGKAAEIEDDFSC; via the coding sequence ATGAAGAAAGTTAAGTTCCTTTTCTTTTTGTTGAGTCTTTGCATGATACTTCTATCTTGTACTGATAAGAAACCTGTTAGTCAGGTGCAGGAGTCGTCTGTACAGCAGGAAGATAGTTTGTTTGTAAAGAAGGTTGATAGTGTTAAGGTTGTGAAGAAGAAGCCTCTCACGTATAAGATTCTTGTTCCTTTTAATTATCGTTTATGTAATCCAGATACGATAATCAACCGAAATTGGGTTGAACTCTATAAAGATGGGAAGGATTATTATGTTGGTAAAGCTCGGTATAGTATTGAGATGCGAGAGGATGCGTGCTCAAGTACCATTCCAACATATCTATCAGAAAAACGAAACACGATATTGTTTGTCAATCAGTTGCCAATAAAGAAGGGGAAAGTTAAGATTGCTGATGTTGCATTTTCAGATAGTACTTATCTGGAACCAGGCTCTGTAAGGAATTTTACTTTTGCTGGGAAGCATTACAAGTTAGAGGCAAAGGCGCAGGGAGAAAGTCAATTAAAGAACTATACATTATTGCTGAATGGCGAACGAGTCGTTAGAGAGGCAAGGGTCGATGGTGCAAGTTTTGCACTTCTGTTTGCTGGTGACTTGGATGGAGATGGGAAGTTAGACCTCGTTCTTTCCTTACCTACAGATTATGAGGAGCTCCGTGTTGCCTTGTTCTTATCATCTTGTGCGCCCCCTGGTTTGCAAATGGGTAAAGCCGCAGAGATAGAGGATGACTTCAGTTGTTAA
- a CDS encoding C69 family dipeptidase, protein MQTEHKLPSECTTIIVGQDQTADGSMIVARSEDWDAMEAKNYEIFEATDNGPREFVAKDSPFRCELPEKALGYSALSPYNLHGHWGSAGFNTAGVGMSATESIFSNDEVLKHDPLVENGVAENSVFNITLPYVHTAREGVERLGMLIEKYGIAEGFGIGFVDSKEIWYLETACGHRWLACRMPKDKYFVTGNQSRFRTYDPNDKENYLASADLIEFAEKHGLYNPAHGAFDFHETYARDIELDTTYNYPRVWGLQQLFSPEIKNDVTKNTFPVFAKAAHKVTLTELRTAFRFHYDNTEHDPYLNSNPKEPYRPVSIFRTTQTHLIQVRPELPQAIGCVNYVAMGMADLGVFLPLYQGITSYPEAYTKGNDESSADSAYWKFRKVMVLGMTNYNKYAPIIKEAYAKFEAETDQRQREMEEEYLRIYKTQPLHAKDMLQAFSDKILNSALDLADRLQEKLFTLMTQDIQQEYLFHGA, encoded by the coding sequence ATGCAAACAGAACACAAACTTCCTTCAGAGTGTACAACCATCATCGTTGGTCAAGATCAGACTGCCGATGGATCAATGATAGTAGCGCGTTCAGAGGACTGGGACGCTATGGAAGCAAAGAACTACGAGATTTTTGAGGCTACAGACAATGGTCCACGTGAGTTCGTTGCAAAGGATAGCCCTTTCCGTTGCGAACTTCCAGAGAAGGCTTTGGGCTATTCTGCCCTTTCTCCGTATAATCTTCACGGCCATTGGGGCAGTGCTGGTTTCAACACAGCAGGTGTCGGCATGAGTGCCACGGAGAGTATCTTTAGCAATGACGAGGTATTGAAACACGACCCATTGGTAGAGAATGGTGTGGCAGAGAACTCTGTCTTCAACATTACCCTACCTTACGTCCACACCGCACGTGAAGGTGTTGAGCGTTTGGGTATGCTCATCGAGAAATATGGTATCGCTGAAGGTTTCGGTATTGGCTTCGTAGATAGCAAGGAAATATGGTACTTGGAGACAGCTTGCGGTCATCGTTGGTTGGCTTGCCGTATGCCAAAGGATAAGTATTTCGTAACTGGTAACCAAAGTCGTTTCCGCACTTACGATCCTAACGACAAGGAGAATTACCTCGCATCAGCCGACTTAATTGAGTTTGCAGAGAAGCACGGACTCTACAACCCAGCACATGGTGCCTTCGACTTCCATGAGACTTACGCACGTGATATCGAACTCGACACCACCTATAACTACCCACGTGTATGGGGCTTGCAGCAGTTATTCTCTCCAGAAATCAAGAATGACGTAACAAAGAACACCTTCCCTGTCTTTGCTAAGGCTGCTCATAAGGTCACACTGACCGAACTCCGCACGGCCTTCCGCTTCCACTACGACAATACAGAGCACGACCCTTACCTAAATAGCAATCCTAAGGAACCTTACCGCCCAGTTTCTATCTTCCGTACCACTCAGACCCACCTCATACAGGTACGCCCTGAACTGCCACAAGCTATAGGTTGTGTGAATTATGTTGCTATGGGTATGGCTGACCTCGGTGTGTTCCTACCACTCTATCAGGGCATCACGTCCTATCCAGAGGCTTACACAAAGGGTAATGATGAGTCAAGTGCTGACTCTGCTTACTGGAAGTTCCGTAAGGTGATGGTATTGGGTATGACTAACTATAACAAATATGCTCCTATCATCAAGGAGGCGTATGCAAAGTTTGAAGCTGAGACCGACCAGCGTCAACGTGAGATGGAAGAGGAATACCTTCGCATCTATAAAACACAACCTCTTCATGCAAAGGATATGTTGCAGGCTTTCTCTGACAAGATTCTTAACAGTGCACTCGACCTTGCCGACCGTCTCCAAGAGAAACTCTTTACGCTGATGACGCAAGACATCCAGCAAGAATATCTCTTCCACGGAGCATAA
- a CDS encoding ADP-ribosylglycohydrolase family protein gives MIGAIIGDIVGSRFEFGPVPQKSFELFTPDCSYTDDTICTIAIADAVLNERDYKESLLDWCRRYPDPIGGYGRRFYQWFNADDPQPTDSCGNGSAMRVSPIGWLFDEWEEVIEEAEKSAIVTHNHPEGVKGAQCIAEAICWLRLMRFSKSDVERKVEKFFGYELPSMRDIKKIGSEGHFDGTCQETVPMALRCFIDANSFEETIRLAVLCDGDTDTKACIAGAVAEAYYQIPEWMIEKAISYLPDDMLIILGQFYERIQDSCGTKKE, from the coding sequence ATGATTGGTGCTATTATAGGAGATATTGTAGGCTCACGCTTTGAATTTGGACCAGTTCCACAGAAGAGTTTTGAACTTTTCACACCCGATTGTTCTTATACCGATGATACAATTTGTACCATTGCCATTGCTGATGCTGTATTGAATGAGCGTGATTACAAGGAGAGTTTGCTTGATTGGTGTCGTCGCTATCCTGACCCAATAGGTGGATATGGAAGACGATTTTATCAATGGTTTAACGCTGACGACCCACAGCCTACGGATTCATGTGGCAATGGCTCTGCAATGCGGGTTAGTCCTATTGGATGGCTTTTTGACGAGTGGGAAGAAGTGATTGAGGAAGCTGAGAAGAGTGCCATTGTAACGCATAACCATCCTGAAGGCGTCAAAGGTGCACAATGTATTGCTGAAGCCATCTGCTGGCTACGCCTAATGCGCTTTTCAAAATCCGATGTCGAACGAAAAGTAGAGAAGTTTTTCGGTTATGAACTTCCCTCCATGCGAGACATAAAAAAGATTGGTTCTGAGGGACACTTTGATGGTACCTGCCAAGAAACCGTACCAATGGCATTACGTTGTTTCATTGATGCCAATAGCTTTGAGGAGACCATCCGCCTCGCTGTGCTATGTGATGGCGATACTGACACGAAGGCTTGTATTGCTGGGGCTGTTGCTGAAGCTTATTATCAGATACCAGAATGGATGATAGAAAAGGCTATCAGCTACTTACCCGATGATATGCTCATAATCCTCGGACAGTTTTATGAGCGCATACAAGACAGCTGTGGGACTAAGAAAGAATAA
- a CDS encoding patatin-like phospholipase family protein has protein sequence MKKYLFVFLLLICCGLSLMAQQQSQGEVTRPKVGLVLGGGGAKGAAAIGILKELEREKIPIDYIAGTSIGAIIGGLYAQGYRADDLEKLFRSQNWLALLADRDTTLVGKVYKEENGIIYVFGFPVRRKADANNKVGFGMLHGDHVYNFLDSLVSRSPVQRRVVKQAIPFSCVAFDIRRQQEIVLDTGSMARNMRASMAIPGAFKPVQIDTLMLVDGGMGNNLPVDVVRKMGADIVIAVDLQQRKHDDYHSPFSFLKGLGGILDWLAERPDIKKYNVNRTKADLYINPDLGTYGVTDFNVKAIRDILKIGEDTGIKYRKQLETFMKDHQR, from the coding sequence ATGAAAAAATACTTATTTGTATTTCTGCTACTGATATGCTGTGGTCTATCTTTGATGGCACAGCAACAAAGTCAAGGTGAAGTGACCCGCCCAAAGGTGGGACTTGTGCTTGGTGGTGGTGGTGCGAAAGGTGCTGCAGCCATAGGAATACTAAAGGAGTTGGAGCGAGAAAAGATTCCTATTGACTATATTGCTGGAACAAGTATAGGAGCGATTATTGGCGGATTATACGCGCAAGGCTATCGTGCAGATGACCTCGAAAAACTCTTCCGTTCGCAGAATTGGTTAGCACTCTTGGCTGATAGAGATACCACATTGGTTGGAAAAGTCTATAAAGAAGAAAATGGAATAATCTATGTTTTCGGCTTTCCTGTGCGTAGAAAGGCTGATGCTAATAATAAGGTGGGGTTTGGAATGTTGCATGGCGACCATGTCTATAATTTCCTTGACTCACTCGTCAGTCGTTCTCCCGTACAACGTCGTGTCGTCAAACAAGCTATTCCCTTCTCATGTGTAGCCTTTGACATCCGTCGTCAACAAGAAATAGTCCTCGATACTGGTTCCATGGCGCGTAATATGCGTGCCAGTATGGCTATTCCCGGTGCATTCAAACCAGTGCAGATAGACACGCTGATGCTGGTGGATGGCGGTATGGGAAATAATCTTCCTGTGGATGTTGTACGAAAGATGGGAGCAGACATTGTTATTGCCGTCGATCTACAGCAGCGCAAACACGATGATTATCATTCACCTTTTAGCTTTCTGAAAGGTCTGGGTGGTATTCTAGATTGGTTGGCAGAACGTCCTGATATAAAGAAATATAACGTCAATCGCACAAAAGCCGACCTCTATATTAATCCCGATTTAGGTACTTATGGTGTCACCGACTTCAATGTAAAGGCGATAAGGGATATCCTTAAAATAGGTGAGGATACTGGTATAAAGTATCGAAAGCAGTTGGAAACATTCATGAAAGACCATCAACGATGA